A single Ziziphus jujuba cultivar Dongzao chromosome 11, ASM3175591v1 DNA region contains:
- the LOC107432543 gene encoding uncharacterized protein LOC107432543 yields the protein MGKTSSSHRKKRSKKGIQARMKKKNKNRRRRYESKKLRRHDNSDDDSRTSVSVSSYSSSSEDDNHRGKRARSRTRKDVIGKKRTRNRSSSPESSEDSPHVGKRKRSKKKYDYEAKKKIHAKKKPRRYASDSSTSSRSLSCSTCSDRSISSHEIETKRYTSRHRKDERHKRNLEEVKIRSKRSRYRSRSRSLCSCSESSDYQSDQKVLGENTFRRLRSVITVTEKDNEGRELNRDEHKEEIIYFNDDYPSCRSNDSNEGGSKREGDYYSHVGSEKDLGLENVQGDEAVVSDVRISKVENHGEGQYNGSIPACDELQINHPVNEKVSEVSGAISSQSGDDLESLLRQRALENLKRYRGGLQTIEKTAANQKNKNYGDVNHSSSLKPESVQNKFLKTDGPRLVGAKSSKEDDAEVVGSNKTKLVKVIRVPTVGKDVACSSQNDENVLDGNTGGNESLSVSAKQNIGHPTEQMTISGNPNEKVKSTGTVQPKLATAVVVRHSSKTHSTIQQALVSQEHPGGKVLVSKSSPDETAAKTAPTFNRSNNNNGLDVNNTSGSGAPEPSTCLNSATGENRSDIMQDEVKDGSQFEQKTMSVMRGGEMVQVSYKVYIPKKAPALARRQLKR from the exons ATGGGCAAAACGTCTTCTTCTCACAGGAAAAAGCGCTCCAAGAAGGGCATTCag GCTcgaatgaagaaaaagaataagaatagGAGGAGGAGATATGAATCCAAGAAGCTTCGCCGTCATGATAACTCCGATGATGATTCAAGAACTTCAGTGTCAGTTTCATCCTACTCTTCTAGTTCTGAGGATGATAACCATAGAGGCAAAAGGGCTCGTTCTCGAACTCGAAAGGATGTGATAGGTAAGAAGAGGACTCGAAATCGCTCAAGTAGCCCTGAAAGTAGTGAGGATTCCCCCCATGTAGGGAAGAGAAAAAGgtcaaagaaaaaatatgattacGAGGCTAAGAAAAAAATCCATGCAAAGAAGAAGCCTAGGAGATATGCTAGTGATAGTTCCACAAGTAGCAGGTCTTTGAGCTGCTCAACTTGTTCAGATCGGAGTATTAGCAGTCATGAGATTGAAACTAAAAGGTATACAAGCAGGCATAGAAAAGATGAGAGACATAAAAGAAATTTGGAGGAGGTTAAAATCAGGAGTAAAAGGAGTAGATATAGGTCAAGGAGTCGTTCTTTATGCAGTTGTAGTGAAAGTAGTGATTATCAGAGTGATCAGAAGGTGTTGGGTGAGAACACTTTTAGGCGGTTGCGATCAGTTATTACTGTTACTGAAAAGGACAATGAGGGCAGAGAGTTAAATAGGGATGAACATAAAGAAGAGATTATATACTTTAATGATGATTATCCTTCCTGTAGAAGCAATGATAGTAATGAAGGGGGAAGCAAGAGGGAGGGAGATTATTATTCACATGTTGGATCTGAGAAGGACTTGGGGTTAGAGAATGTTCAAGGGGATGAAGCTGTTGTCTCAGATGTTAGAATCTCCAAAGTTGAAAACCATGGTGAGGGCCAATATAATGGAAGTATCCCTGCCTGTGATGAACTTCAGATAAATCATCCAGTGAATGAAAAAGTGAGTGAGGTCTCTGGAGCTATTAGTAGTCAGAGTGGTGATGACTTGGAGTCACTTTTAAGACAAAGAGCTTTGGAGAATTTAAAAAGATACCGAGGAGGGCTCCAGACAATTGAAAAAACTGCCGCtaaccagaaaaataaaaattatggtgATGTGAATCACTCATCATCTCTGAAACCTGAATCCGTTCAAAACAAGTTCCTTAAGACGGATGGTCCTAGATTGGTTGGTGCAAAGTCCTCCAAGGAGGATGATGCTGAAGTGGTTGGTTCAAACAAAACTAAATTAGTAAAAGTGATAAGAGTTCCTACTGTTGGGAAAGATGTCGCATGTTCTTCCCAAAATGATGAAAATGTTCTAGATGGGAATACTGGTGGCAATGAATCTCTGTCTGTTTCTGCCAAACAGAATATTGGTCATCCAACAGAGCAGATGACCATTTCTGGTAATCCTAATGAAAAGGTAAAAAGCACTGGTACTGTACAACCAAAGTTGGCTACAGCAGTAGTGGTGCGTCATTCATCAAAAACTCACTCCACTATTCAGCAAGCACTTGTTTCGCAGGAACATCCTGGTGGAAAGGTGTTGGTTAGTAAAAGTAGTCCAGATGAGACTGCTGCTAAAACTGCTCCAACTTTTAATagaagtaacaataataatggttTAGATGTCAATAATACAAGTGGTTCAGGTGCTCCTGAGCCTTCGACCTGCCTTAATTCTGCCACGGGAGAGAATAGGTCGGATATAATGCAAGATGAGGTTAAGGATGGCTCACAGTTTGAGCAGAAGACTATGTCTGTAATGCGGGGTGGAGAAATGGTACAG GTGAGCTACAAGGTATACATTCCTAAAAAAGCTCCTGCTTTGGCCAGGAGGCAGCTCAAGCGGTAA
- the LOC107432466 gene encoding protein yippee-like At5g53940 produces the protein MGRIFVVELEGRCYRCKFCKTQLALANDLVSRAFHSRRGKAYLFNHAVNINVGALEERMMLSGQHTVADIFCCFCGQIVGWKYEAAHEKSQKYKEGKFILERGRIVDEVDFSTGFYINTRPSMSDAEDA, from the exons atggGAAGGATATTTGTGGTAGAGTTGGAGGGAAGGTGTTATAGATGCAAGTTCTGTAAGACCCAGTTGGCCCTTGCTAATGATCTTGTCTCACGG GCTTTTCACAGCCGCCGGGGAAAGGCATACCTCTTCAATCATGC GGTAAACATCAATGTTGGAGCATTAGAAGAAAGGATGATGCTCTCAGGACAGCATACCGTGGCTGATATATTTTGCTGCTTTTGTGGACAAATTGTTGGCTGGAAATAT GAGGCTGCACATGAGAAAAGCCAGAAGTACAAAGAgggaaaatttatacttgaaaG GGGGAGGATTGTCGATGAAGTGGATTTTTCAACGGGATTCTATATTAATACCCGTCCTAGCATGAGTGATGCTGAAGATGCTTAA